The nucleotide sequence GGGAGTATCCACACACATTTTGACTATGTacacaataagaaaaaatctggTTGGAAAATCAAGCATGAAAAAGACAACAATGATCATTAAGTCAAGCAACGCacatacagtaattaataaaggCAACACAAGAACAATTGTATCTAATGAAGACGACGGAAGTGATGGGATAGTAAATCAAACGCGGAAAATTTCATACGGAATAAGGTCATAAGAAAAAGATCTTTCTCCAATgggaacatgcaaagaaatgatGATTGCAACGGGTTAGGCACTGGGTTGCCTTAATTGAGAGAAGTCTTGATTAAAGACAAACAATGTGATTATAGGAAAACACCCTCACTCAAGAAAGACAACCTCACTGAAGACAAACCTCTTCAGTACAGAGGAATTGGGATTCAAAGCTTCATCTTTCTTTTGAAcagatctttattttttgtatgaaaaagatCTGCAGTACACaataccatttaaaaaaataaaaaacacatgtaACAGTGTTCAAGCAATTACTgaaatctataaatgaaaatactggTAATGATCTCCCAAATGAAGTTATTCTCTACTATGAAACTAGCTTAAAAAACTACATCAATCAACTATGATGAACACTTACTTGATGTATGGTAATTCTGCAAGTGCAACTTGCAATTTTGCTTCTTTTGTGCAAGCACGATGTCGGAAAATCCCCAGAACAACAGAATAGCGATCCACCACCTTCAAACCAAAGGCTTGTTGTAGAGAtctgaaaaaaattgtaataatgcaGCCCACATCAACAAAATAAGAGTACCTACTACTAGTATGTCATTAAAGTCACAACATAAAATTTGCAAGAATAGGAtccaacacaaaaacaataacaaaaaaagttcATGCAATGTGAAAATTGGCAAGTGAATGAGACGTAATGCAAAATCTTCAAAACCACCAAAGTAGTTTTGCAGACACCTAaccaatacagtatacataattttttcctaCTGACAGGTATATCAGTTTTATTAACAGCTAAGTACCAAATAGGTCTGCCACGAATAAATACAAATTCATCAATGTGAGAGCAGACTTACACAATAAATAAAGGCGAGTTAGAGACTAGGGAAAGGAGTACTGCAAATGGAagaacaagtttgtttgacaaatttTTGTTAAAACACAGTAATATTTAAAGCTCTTGCCTTGGAAACAtgaaatttgttagaaaattttCCAATCTTAAATGTTAGGCAAATACCCAAATAACAATTCAATCTGaacaaaaattacatcaaataCTCACTCCACCTGAATTTTTTTCAGCATatcaatactaataaaaatagaagtaatttCTTCTGACAACCGTGCTAAGGACACTAAACGTTCTAAAGTTCCAGATCCAAACACCAATTTTGAATCCATACTACGAACGGGGACAACCTCCTGGAAAGATTACAAAAAACTTGAAGATCATTCATtggtaaaaatatgcaaatttcctTAAACCCTGAAGAAAATCCTTATCTAAAAAGTAAAGAGGttcaaacaaaggaaaaatcagtgtgacttatataaaaataagaaattatgcaGATTTTAAGCAAATGATCAAATTTCAGATGTATAAAACATCTGTAAGGCTTCCAGGATGCTTTATCATTTCAAAATGGCTGAGGGAGTGTTACAGCTCATGaatgttattataatcattataattattgtcatcATCTAATTCTGGGTGAAAAAGTCTTAACGATGTCATAAgactgcaaataaaaaacaaaagtataaaaaaaaatcacggctTTTTCAATATCGATACCTGCATAGGATTTACAGCTTTCAAACAAGGAGGAACCTTTagaaattacacatacacatacatactgttgCACAAAATACAGGCAATATCTCTTTATACAGTATAACTCGCATTACTTGAACTAGCTGTTCTTTGCTGTCAAATATTGACGCAGAGCACACTTTGCAATTTTCACAAATGTGCAACCGAAGTGAGTATCAACAAAAATCCGATGTggacttttcaaactttttttttcttttgctgtaatATGGGAcacatatttcataatttctgaataaataatgataagtaaaaatattgaataaaaataaataaataaacaaagaaaaataaaataaatgaaaatatgtaaataaaaataaataaaatatataaaataaattaatttattaatcacaCTTTGCAACTGGAATCATGACTCTCACACTGTATGATAGCGGATAACAGAACAGTAAATTCCATTACAATAATACAGAGAGCATGATTCACACAAAACATTCTGCATTCCTGTGGGTGGGTAGGAGGGTTTGGGTTGAGGTTTAACCCTGTACAGTACATTCAAGAAAAGGCTATAAAAAGTTATGCAAACTTTCCTATATTCACAAATTCTCTGCAAAAATTACTATAATGGTTTGGTAACTGTCGAAGTTCTTCACTAACGATGAAAAAACCAATGGcgaacatttttttgtttaagacTTTTCCCTTTACCTGAcgctttctcaattattttaCTGTATGAATAACTATAATCAAATTAACCAAAAGCTTAAATTTACTATAAAGAAACTATAAAACATGAATCAGCACTTCACACATTAGGCTAGCACAAACAGCCAGATTAATTCCAGCTAAAATCTCTAAATCCCACTGCTTCAATTGAAGAGCCTCTTATAAACACGCACACTCTATATACCATGAAGAACGGTATCTCTCTCATGATCTCCACTGCTATTTTAGACTGAGACCACCgagtttaatttctttaataccATACATTTGactttaagagttcatttttataaaaacaatacaagCAGTCCTCGCTTATTGGCAGCGTTGGTTAACGACATTTTGGTTTTACACCAATTTTCAGCATCAGCAAGTGGTTTATCAGCATCAGCAAGTGgtttatcggtgctgataagcagTTAACAGCACCAATGAGCAGTTTATTGGTGCTTCTGATATCGTAAATGCCATTTATCACCATAACTTTTGGCGACTTTCAGTTATTGGCACTTTGGCCGGGAACAGAACCCCggctgttaactggggactgcctgtccTATGAAGTACTTGTTATTTGATATGtgactcagtggtcttgttaaactaataaataacaataactataatgaagtctcttcttcttcctgtgtaGCTCACTCTCcttttctctgcttctcttctcctttttaaATATCCTTATTGTCTTGATCACACACCACTTTCTCTGTATCTATAACACCTCGAAATTTACCTTCACCTAAATTTTTCTTCTACCTTGTTTTAACTCCGGTGTATTTACGTATATACTTATTTGTTTGTGAATCTAGTTACATTTAATTTCTTTAGTATCTACTGTAACTGTATTACTTTCCTCTTGGTCAGACTTTATTTTTAGGCATTCACTTCAGCGCAACTTTGTTCAGCAAGATAATGGTACTTTGGTTTGTTCGATATAGCCTAAATatgcacaaaattttaaaagcaatatCACTACTACGTCATTTATATCATACTGAACAGCAAATACTGAGCTCTTTCTATTTTCCAAATAAGAGTAGgacatcatcaaaattcatatgcaCATCTACACACGACTGAGAAAAACAGAACACTGAAATGTCACTCAGAAAATTTAGACTTcccaaaaaaagataaactaaaagAGATACAGTATTAGGAAAAGTAAGGATggtaaaatctgcaaaattaaattacaaccCAAATTAAACTACTCAAGTTACCTTACGCACAACACGAACTCCTGGCAATGTAGCAATCAAAGCGGCTGCTTCGTCTAACATCATTTCAGGCGTAGTCGTCATTTTCATGTGAGGGCCCCATTTCACCCATGGCTGCAACACTAAGACTCCCATGTCAAATCTGTAGTTTTCATGGGAGCTAATAAAGCCAAGGATATCTGAATCACTCCTCCAGGCATCAAATGCTGGGTCTACTAGAACACTGTCGTCAATCTGAGCCTCTGATTCTTCTTGGTCTGGAACTGCTCTCagagttttacttttctttttctttgataatgCACATGTTGTACTAAATAACCTTGTACACAGGACAGTATTTACAGAGCAATATGTGTTACCAAAGAGAATGGAGCCATCCCTGAGTtgcttcattttaaaattaaaaagtcttTGACTTCCATCATATCTATGGTTAAAAACAGGAGGCAAAGAGCACCTGGCAAACTTAACTATTTGAACTTTACCACTTGTGAAGTGGGACCAGACACTCTGGCACAACTTATGGACATGAAACTGCTTCCCAACATTAACAAGAGAATGCATTTTGCTTAAATTAAATAGCTGTCAccactaacaaaattaattacaatttcaCAGTAACATGTTCTATACGAAATTCAGTTCATTCATCGTCATCATCGGCCACTGGTGTTGGTCGCTCCGAGATTGGATTGAGATAGGTGTGTTTGTCCTCTGCTGCCATCCAACCTTCTTGGCAAGACTTCGCTCTCACAGATGTCACTTTGTAGGCAACAGCACAAGCTactaaacttgaaaatataatgtgATTTTTTCGGCTATATGGAAGGTAGTTCATTAACAAATGCTGGGTTATGTAAGTTCCACCGaatgctgtaaaaaaataaatgttgaaaataaatttttgccttTCAAGCTGACAACTAAGAACCACTTAAATACTACTTCTTGTAATTCTGGTATGAAGAGTACTAGTTAAGCATTTACcagttaagcattttttttacccCTAGGATGAAAAAGACACCACACAAGTGAGGTCACACTGCCAAaactcttttctcttttcaactTGAACCTTCATTTGTATTTGTGCCCTCATGTTATTTTATCTTCCAGCTCAGTATGAGGTTGGTTCAACTTCAGAAATCTTGGGCAAAAATGCAGTTTGGAAGAAGGCAAGTGAAAGCTGTAGTGTTTGTTCAGATGTGATTAGTAAGAcctggaaaaaggagagagagagagagagagagagagagagagagagagagagagagagagagagagagagagagagagagagagagagagagagagagagagagaaataaatcaacAAGGAAAGGAACTGCCTCTTCCTCCAACTACTGGAGATTATAGAAAAACTGATAGCAGGGATAATAATGTTTACACgtgtaacataaaagaaaatctaaaatcgGGACATGAAATCAGGCAAGGAAAAGAGGCAGACATTGCAAAATATGACTATGGAGCAGCATAGTGGAGGCAACACCAGAAGCAAGACACATATAGTGAttaaaggaagaaggaataagTGAAGAAATCATGCCTCTCAAAGTGTTCAACTTGTACTTCATGAGAAAACATAAGAATAAGTTCAAGCAGACTGAAAGGAGCAGCAGTATAGAAAAACTTATAGACAGAGGAGTTGGGTAAAGATCCTGGAGAActtctcttgctttttttattttcagtctttgaaTGCATACTTGCTCTTGACAGCTGGCAATGATATAGTCTATGTATGTCgtactattacaaaaaaaattacaaaaaatataatggaCAACGACAGCGAGATACTATGAGTAAGTGTACAAAGAAAGTGTTATTTATATGAAGAGAGGCACAGTTTTTGTCACTTTGTTGCTGTATATGACCACACGTTCTTGCAGGATACCAAACACACGGAAAAAAGAATTATGCAATAACACAAATGCAGCAAGGAAGGGGAACAAACACCTTAGGATTAAGATCATTATCAAATACTGTAGTTTAACCATGACATTGAGTAGACTTTaagaaaacagataaagaaatgaTCTTCACATATAATGGTACTGGATTCAGGACCAAAGCTTGATACTTGAGTAAGGGGTTGGATGAGAGATTTGGAGGTCCTACTTTACTCAGGGACCTCTGACACCCCTAGAGGTACCATATCTTGCCAAATGCTTAAACGGTTGTTCCTTGTACAGACACCATAAGCTACAGTAAAACAATGTTTAGTGGTTCACACAAATTTTAAGCTTGATAAGCAAAGTGTTATtgttgataagaaaaaatataacactgaCTTTTTCACATGAATGGTACTTTGTTTCATAGTTACAAACTTACACTAATGTTACCTTGGCTAGTTTACTTAGTAAGCACGTCTGCTCAGGAGTTCTGTCACTCTTCTGACTACCCTGGGTAATGTTATAGTTTACAGACACTTCTCACCATTGTGCTGTAGCAATGGATGTCTGGGCAAATCAGTATAGGCAAATCAGTATATTTCAGTCCCAAATATAAAATAGCCTGAGTTCAAATCTTCTGCTGGAAGTGAAACGACAGActgaatggaaattaaaaagacaTATTAAAGCTGACTCTCAACTCCATAGAGAGACTGAATAATTCCTGAACTATATCACAGTTCACTGAGTGATATGTAACCCAAGCTCAACGCAAGGCAATGTAATTTCTCACGTAAGAAGACCCTTTGCCAGACAAAAgccattaaaaagaatggctgtCTGGATGCTacagtttatattgcagtttctcaatcgcTCAAAAGAGTTTCTTtgcagcagcaggtaaattatataacagctgccCAATGTGCAGTTATTCCTTAACATTTCAGTGGTTATAAACTCAATGACATCAAGAcgcccattctttttattaagttcataaTATTATTGTTCTTATATTATTAAGTAGTCTGTTTAAAGTAAttagcaacaaaaataattcagcaGCTAAAAGCTGTCATGAAGAAAATAGTGTTAAAGTAACAGATTTTCCAAGACAAATTACAATGGTAACTTGAATTTAACACCATCATAAGTCAATTGCATCAAACAATGACATAAAACAAGCCAAAAAGGCAGTTAACAAAAAAAGGCTCCTACAAAACAGATTTCccacataaatgaaaaaactatAACTCAGGGACATAGCATGCtattctaaaacaaaaatgaaataaaaaataaaaagttgaaaatttttcttatatatatcaacatttggagaaaattaaaaatattcagacAGTGGCTCATGATGCCTAAAAGTAGTGTCATAGCCTCTCTTAAATCTATGAGCACTGCCATTCATGTTACTGTCAAGATGGCATTCCACAGCTTGTcagtagaaagaataaaaaaatctctccctGAGCAGTGTGATATAGTTGCATATCTAAAGAAAATGGTTGCTAATTTTCAGCAAATTgagctgcacacacacactagtacTTGAAGTACTACCACTAATGGCATTAATGGGACTCCTCTACTGAAAGATGACCTAACAAGGTATCTTCAGACAATATTCTCAATCTGGATTACCAAAGTTAGTAAAAAGGAGACCAACAGGGCAAGTGATTCTGTCTGGTAGATATAGATCCTAGGAGACTACATTTATCCGCATGGAAACAATATTTGgaacagcagcaataatattttgttctttgtggATTGAAGAAGCTTTCCAAATAATGCCCAAGTTTTCTGGCAGAAACAGAAGAtagattttttacttgtgttgaaaatgaagcttagtgtcaaaaataataatgaaaaaaaaagacaaagtatgGTGATGCTAACAAGCAGTAAATCGTGGAGCGAGAGGATGGAGCAGTACAAGGATTAGGAAAAGCATTTCGCAGCAAGAATTGCATCAACTCCTTACAGTACTAACCTATATTTAAGGCACACAATCAAACTGAGAGTAAAGACTAACCAACAAAGGTGCTGAAAGTGTCCCCTTCAGAATACACATAAAAGGACTTATGATTGCCAAAAAACACATTCAACAAAAACTATGCTTCCAATGACTTGAAAAACTGTGAAGGAGTTGAGGTAATTCTCCTCCAAACCTTTAGGTTATGGTGTGTCTAGCTTGTCTTGGACATAACAATGTCAATCTACAGAGCAGCACAAGTAAACGGATTTGCTTCTTGTATGGATGGTTGTTTGAACTCGGTAGAGcatataattaaatgtatatacaatatattatattactgaaaAACAGAATTGCTATCATCAACAATATTATTAACATAAACTTTCGCAATACTACTTGATACCACTGCAACATAAGTGAAACGCATCAAGTTGATGTTGgttcaagtgaaattttaaaatacttgcaGATATTACAgagtattttataaagaatttatgaCTTGTCTTGACAAACTGTAACAGCACAACTAGAAACAGTATGCATTTGTGAAGGCACAAAATATCTAAACTGAGTCTTACCCAAACTAAAACCTGACAGCCCAGTCAATAAAGTGCGAGACATGCATTCCATATATCCACCGAAAGCAGGAAACGCCTCTTTGTATTGATTGATTAGCTCGCTGTTGTTGTTCATATTTCACTGAAACAAAGAATTTCAATTATTCAAATCTGAAAGTCTATCACACTGCTTCAAATCTGCTAATTTTGTTACCATCAAgatgaaacagaaatatattcataatacagATCAGtatttaacacaggaatttcagTAGTATTTTACAAGAAAAGTCAGGCTCTcaacatttatgtatacagtattaaatACAATTCACTCAAACAATATATCCTAATATATCAAGAAATACATGtctatttagaaaaaattaaaggttAAACAGCTTTCACATAGTACATTTTGGTCTAAATCTAATGAAAACATGTAAGTTATTCTTCTGGGTCACTGtcctgtatataaaaaatttccactgataaatgataaatatatacagtacttgcaaTTAGAAGTGAAAAACtagattattcatatttataattgcTAAAAATTCTCCATTCAGTTATGATAGGAAACAAAAAGGCTACAAACAAGTTGCAAAATACTGTTCATGTTGCATAAACAAACACCTCTAAAATCTTTTCCTGATACTGAACTTTGAAAACCTGCAAGGTTTTAGGTACCAAAGCTAAATTCAGCTTTCTAATCAACTAAGTGTAAAATACATCCTCAGCATATCGACCCACTCCTGTTCAGCCTGCcgattttttttcacttaaccACCTGACAGCTGAAGAGGTGAATTTGCAGCATAGGAACTCCTCACAGATGGGCTTGGATGATGGCctaacatttttcattcatgaatcAGAAAACTATACTACCATGAATCTTGCAGTTATCCATAACACCAGCTACATTTGTGACAAGTTGTTCCTACTGATGGGAGTGATAACTGTATCGTTACAGTCCACTTTATTAAACTGGATAGCTTTAGGGTGGTAATATGAACACAAATTTTGACTAATCTGTCACATCCAGGAGTGTCATGTATTGTGGAAGATACTAAGCCTGGTTCTCTGATGAAAATCAATTGTGTCTTCTGTGTTATAAGAATATCCTGTTcttatacaaaatgaaatagattCATAATAAGTGTATAATCTcatagaacaaaaataaaggcCTTGAAATTATCACCATCAGTGTGCTTAAAGATACAGATCAGTAGGATGGATGGTGATGAGACAACTTATCATCTGCCACTACTAATCTTTACACAGAAAAGAGTTCCATCCAGAATCTAACTCTACCTCATATACACTAATTTTACTGTGGTACATTTACATTGTCATTACTAGGTAACTGTTTTTCACTTGTCAAGGATGACCAAACTCTTTGTGAGATATAACATCATTTCAGTTACATCATCATTCACCAGATGTGGTTTTCTCCCGTTAGCAACTGAATATTCGACGTGCTAAAAGGAACCAGTGGGTATGTAACCATGTTCCTACAAAGGTGAAGCATCGGGCAGatggttttttttaaatcacttgaAGGATCTTTGAGGAAGAGGTTTCTGTAGAGGCTAAGAAATCATCctcctttttaacttttttcttggtttaagctatcaaaatgggcagttctaagtgtttttagaggggttttaagcattcgcagatttgacctattcgcgggggtgtgggacgcatccccagcgaatacgggggttcactgtagtcCTGTACAATTATTAGGCTGGACGTAGGACAGGGAAAGGATTAACCAATTCTAGCCAGTAATTCTGCAGAAAACCTTCACCagacgctgtgtttagtaccagcccctcggggatgaacgtaaaaacaaaaaaacataggTGGCATATTTCTCTCATCACACCTggactgcattatatacaccctttgtTCAGtcaaaatattgtatggtagaatgCAGAGTAAGGGGTCCTGGCTTacttggaggagggagggggtaaaACTGCAACTACTACCATGGCGTGGTTCCTGCCAATTGAGAACTATAATATTTACTGGGTACTGCCTTTTGCTAATGTTTTAGTTTATGTTTATGCCTTTTATATGTTTATGATATCTATAATAATCTGTTGATGTTTTTATATCCATTTCCAAGGggcagtactaaacacggtgcccaTTTTGCAAGTAAACTGATATTTACCAAACCTGAGGGATGCATTAACTGTCTTCATTACATTATAGGTTTCATCAAGGCACTGTAACGAAAAATTCactggtaattctatatattagctccgcgcctgattttaccttttcaactggttttttctacacttttaggagttctgatactggcggtgcatctgtttgttgtcggccaaatggaatgtccctttgctgtatttagtactggcccggggggggtggggggtagccatacgttaacaagttgttgcacttgccggacgggatatgaaccattcgaaacagacgtacccgtgctctgtcttttgaagatcgcgtatggaaaccccttcttggatggacttcgggggttaattacaggttaattagactcgagcgccaataatgaaaggtaaattcataattagcaaccaaaaaactgtagagaaagtcaagttatagtgccgtcggcgacacggagctaccctatagttctaccaacTTACTGAAGGGCTGGTACTAATCATGCTGAAAGGCCCGAGgagtgccgtgtttagtaccagcccgtaGAGGACGAGAGCAAAAACGTAAACGACAGACGATAAATTTCCCAAATGTCTCATCTGCGCAGCATTATATACAACCTCTCTATATTTATCAGTCGTGAAATTTTAGCAACAGGCAATATCTTTGTGCGGCCGTCTCCATTTACCAATACGGTGTACCCCTCAAGCTACTGGTGATATATAACCAAACACCttaaaacaatatactgtattgcCTAAATTTGCCCAAATTCAACATGTAACATTATAAATTTGGTATAAAGAAACAGACTGACTTACCTACGCAGCTGATTGACAGCTACATAGGATAAGCTTAATCAATCACGGCTGCCTTAGGGTACTACGACTACCGTGCCGGTGAGGTGCTTtaatcaaaaataaacataaaattgtcTCTTATTTTGGCCTAAATGACTAACCTTGTTACTGTCGACTTCTGTGAGCCGTCAATTAATAGATTCTGCCCCGTCTGTGCCGACAAGTCGGGAAAAATAATATTAGATAACTCGACATTACACAACAGTGTCTAGCGTAATTTGGAGATGGTggtgcctttgtaacggctcccaTTTCTCCTCTGTTTTCATGTCCGGACGTCTTTCCGTTACTTGAATTCTTTTTcgctatttttaaaattaaacattagaGAAGAATGTTCGTTATTTTATCTTGGTCTTTCTTGTATTCGTGCTGAATAATATCATCTCAACGTCTTCCACAGAACCGTAAGGTATACAGTATGCAAAAAAGTATCCCAAACCTTTCTTCCGGGTCTGCATTACGTTGTAAACATTGCTAAtcttcattctttctcttcttgctaaGTTTAATTTATTAATGATCAAGCAGTGAACAAATCTATTTGGCAATGCCTACTCTCACCGTCCCCCGTGCCCCTAAAGTACTTTAGAttaaaattttatgcatttttgggaaacttttcatcaaacaatttCGAAATTTTTACTTTCACCTAGGATGATCAAActttgggcaggaaagggttaatcGCATTACAGCGCAGAAAATCCACAGTATTTCGGATAAATGTTGTTGAATAAACtagtcttatgccagcacgggttcgtGCTCCTGAAACAGCCTGTAATGTGGGCTATCGAATCATGGTGCTTAATAGTTGTCGTTTTGgccaacatttttatttgttaaccgAGATATCTGTGCAGCTGTTAGCGACTGAAAACTCACCATAGACCCCAGATTTACCTGCTTTACGTCGGACATGAACAGATAACCAGTGGTTTTAAATTTTGAGAAGTTTCTTAGCCTTTGTGTCACGGCCTTTCTTAGATTTTGGTTTTGAATTCTCTTGCTCGACAGGACACTTGAACTCACTTTCCcctacttgtttattttgtggtatttatgttattatcacCTCCTTTTTGTTGTTACTGTAACATTGTTATTCATTTGATAAATACAATCTTTTATGCAATTAATTTCACTCTGGTCTGTTTTAACTTCTACCACATAGGCTGTTGATTGTGTGAAACCCTGCTTTGCAAATTCAAGGCTTTTTAGGTTGTCTCAAAAGAGTAGCCAGTAATTTTATAGGAATACTGATTCAACATTTAAATGCAGTGTGCGtccacatatttatttttttcctatttgtaaCATTGATAGTCTAGTTGTAATGAACTCCATGTTTAGACTTACCGTCAACCAGTCCAGAGCAGCCTATCGAACTACTTGCCCCTGTATAAGTAGGCTATGCAAATTACAATACTTACTTTTACCTACAAGGTGATATGTAACGCCAGtaaatttcataatattcttgCTCCAAAGGTGTCCCCAgcataacttctgttttcctttttgctGCAACAGATGCATAATAACCCTTCTCCCACAGGGATTGAGA is from Macrobrachium rosenbergii isolate ZJJX-2024 chromosome 10, ASM4041242v1, whole genome shotgun sequence and encodes:
- the LOC136842867 gene encoding putative GTP-binding protein 6 yields the protein MHSLVNVGKQFHVHKLCQSVWSHFTSGKVQIVKFARCSLPPVFNHRYDGSQRLFNFKMKQLRDGSILFGNTYCSVNTVLCTRLFSTTCALSKKKKSKTLRAVPDQEESEAQIDDSVLVDPAFDAWRSDSDILGFISSHENYRFDMGVLVLQPWVKWGPHMKMTTTPEMMLDEAAALIATLPGVRVVRKEVVPVRSMDSKLVFGSGTLERLVSLARLSEEITSIFISIDMLKKIQVESLQQAFGLKVVDRYSVVLGIFRHRACTKEAKLQVALAELPYIKKRLDFFGDKEKLMMMNREKRLRSALDAIASNRAHIRQNRKKSDIPTIAVVGYTNAGKTSLIHAITGDKRAEGKNHLFATLDVTAHGGQLPCGVDVILIDTVGFIQEIPTDLIASFRATLEDAICADIVVHVRDANHPDYDLQGIIVEKTLSSLPLPKTTPIITVANKVDLVTDKSLEEFGGIQLVSCITGQGLEDLMAEIESQVLKVTGRKFWRFTLPTGSDEISWLRKATGLVSQEMDEENPQVTQVVAVMTDQEMAAFKRNFRK